One Equus quagga isolate Etosha38 chromosome 5, UCLA_HA_Equagga_1.0, whole genome shotgun sequence genomic window carries:
- the PTCH2 gene encoding protein patched homolog 2 isoform X6 encodes MARPPPLGELPPGYTPPAQPAAPQILVGSLKAPLWLRAYFQSLLFSLGCGIQRHCGKVLFLGLLAFGALALGLRVAIIETDLEQLWVEVGSRVSQELHYTKEKLGEEAAYTSQMLIQTPRQEGENVLTPEALGLHLQAALTASKVQVSLYGKSWDLNKICYKSGVPLIENGMIERMIEKLFPCVILTPLDCFWEGAKLQGGSAYLPGRPDIQWTNLDPEQLLEELGPFASLEGFRELLDKAQVGQAYVGRPCLHPDDLHCPPSAPNRHSRQPPNVAQELSGGCHGFSHKFMHWQEELLLGGMARDSQGQLLRAEALQSTFLLMSPRQLYEHFRGDYQTHDIGWSEEQAGTVLQAWQRRFVQLAQEALPGNASQQIHAFSSTTLDDILHAFSEVSAARVVGGYLLMLAYACVTMLRWDCARSQGAVGLAGVLLVALAVASGLGLCALLGIAFNAATTQVLPFLALGIGVDDIFLLAHAFTEAPPGTPLQERTGECLQRTGTSVTLTSVNNMVAFFMAALVPIPALRAFSLQAAIVVGCNFAAVMLVFPAVLSLDLHRRHCQRLDVLCCFSSPCSARVIQILPQELEDRTVPVGIAHLTATVQAFAHCETNSQHVVTILPPQAHLVPPPSDPLGSELFSPGGSTRDLLGQEEGTRQKAACKSLPCARWNLAHFARYHFAPLLLQSHTKAMVLVLFGALLGLSLYGATLVQDGLALTDVVPRGTKEHAFLSAQLRYFSLYEVALVTQGGFDYAHSQRALFDLHQRFSSLKAVLPPPATQAPRTWLHYYRNWLQGIQAAFDQDWASGRITRHSYRNGSEDGALAYKLLIQTGDVQEPLDFSQLTTRKLVDKEGLIPPELFYLGLTVWVSSDPLGLAASQANFYPPPPEWLHDKYDTTGENLRSAGPGDDDCGALWHHGFPGHQAERHPCGDPCGFCRHWCRVHGPRGARLPDHPG; translated from the exons ATGGCTCGGCCGCCGCCCCTCGGGGAACTGCCCCCGGGCTACACACCCCCAGCTCAACCCGCAGCACCCCAG ATCCTAGTTGGGAGCCTGAAGGCTCCACTCTGGCTTCGTGCTTACTTCCAGagcctgctcttctctctgggcTGCGGGATCCAGAGACACTGTGGCAAAGTGCTCTTCCTGGGACTGTTGGCCTTTGGGGCCCTGGCACTGGGTCTCCGAGTGGCCATCATTGAGACAGACCTAGAACAGCTCTGGGTGGAAG TGGGCAGCCGGGTGAGCCAGGAGCTGCATTACACCAAGGAGaagctgggggaggaggctgcGTACACCTCCCAGATGCTGATACAGACTCCCCGCCAGGAAGGGGAGAATGTTCTCACGCCTGAGGCACTTGGCCTCCACCTCCAGGCAGCCCTCACCGCCAGTAAAGTGCAAGTATCACTCTACGGAAA GTCCTGGGATTTGAACAAAATCTGCTACAAATCAGGAGTCCCCCTAATTGAAAATGGAATGATTGAGCGG ATGATTGAGAAGCTGTTTCCGTGCGTGATCCTCACTCCCCTCGACTGCTTCTGGGAGGGAGCCAAGCTCCAAGGGGGCTCTGCCTACTTGCC GGGTCGCCCCGACATCCAGTGGACCAACCTGGATCCAGAGCAGCTGCTAGAGGAGCTGGGCCCCTTTGCCTCCCTTGAGGGCTTCCGGGAGCTGCTAGACAAGGCACAGGTGGGCCAGGCCTACGTGGGGCGGCCCTGTCTGCACCCTGATGACCTCCACTGCCCGCCTAGTGCCCCTAACCGTCACAGCAGGCAG cctcccaaTGTGGCTCAGGAGTTGAGTGGGGGCTGCCACGGCTTCTCCCACAAGTTCATGCACTGGCAGGAAGAACTGCTGCTGGGAGGCATGGCCAGAGACTCCCAAGGACAGCTGCTGAG GGCAGAGGCCCTGCAAAGTACCTTCCTGCTAATGAGTCCCCGGCAGCTGTATGAGCACTTCCGGGGCGACTACCAGACACATGACATTGGCTGGAGCGAGGAGCAGGCTGGCACAGTGCTGCAGGCCTGGCAGCGGCGCTTTGTGCAG CTGGCCCAGGAGGCCCTGCCTGGGAATGCATCCCAGCAGATCCACGCCTTCTCTTCCACTACCCTGGATGACATCCTGCACGCCTTCTCTGAAGTCAGTGCTGCCCGTGTGGTCGGAGGCTATCTGCTCATG ctgGCCTATGCCTGTGTGACGATGCTGCGATGGGACTGTGCCCGGTCCCAGGGTGCTGTGGGCCTTGCCGGGGTGCTGCTGGTGGCCCTGGCCGTGGCCTCAGGCCTTGGGCTCTGTGCCCTGCTCGGCATCGCCTTCAATGCTGCCACTACCCAG GTGCTGCCCTTCTTGGCGCTGGGCATCGGCGTGGATGACATCTTCCTGCTGGCACATGCCTTCACAGAGGCTCCACCTGGCACCCCTCTTCAG GAGCGCACAGGTGAGTGTCTGCAGCGCACCGGCACCAGCGTCACACTCACGTCCGTCAACAACATGGTTGCGTTCTTCATGGCCGCCCTGGTTCCCATCCCTGCACTGCGGGCCTTCTCCTTGCAG GCAGCCATAGTGGTTGGCTGCAACTTTGCAGCCGTGATGCTTGTCTTCCCAGCAGTCCTCAGCTTGGACCTGCACCGGCGCCACTGCCAGCGCCTTGATGTGCTCTGCTGCTTCTCTAG cccctgctctgctcGGGTGATTCAGATTCTGCCCCAGGAGCTGGAGGATAGGACAGTACCAGTAGGCATTGCCCACCTGACTGCCACAGTTCAAGCCTTTGCCCACTGTGAAACCAACAGCCAGCATGTGGTCACCATCCTACCCCCGCAAGCCCACCTGGTGCCCCCACCTTCCGACCCACTGGGCTCTGAGCTCTTCAGCCCAGGAGGGTCCACAAGGGACCTTCTaggccaggaggaggggacaAGGCAGAAGGCGGCCTGCAAGTCCCTGCCCTGTGCCCGCTGGAATCTTGCCCATTTCGCCCGCTATCACTTTGCACCCTTGCTGCTCCAGTCACACACCAAG GCCATGGTGCTGGTGCTTTTTGGGGCTCTTCTGGGCCTGAGCCTCTACGGAGCAACCTTGGTGCAGGATGGGCTGGCCTTGACAGATGTGGTGCCTCGGGGCACCAAGGAGCATGCCTTCCTGAGCGCCCAGCTCAGGTACTTCTCCCTGTATGAGGTGGCCCTGGTGACACAGGGTGGCTTTGACTACGCCCACTCCCAACGCGCCCTCTTTGATCTGCACCAGCGCTTCAGTTCCCTCAAGGCCGTGCTGCCCCCACCTGCCACCCAGGCGCCCCGCACCTGGCTGCACTATTACCGCAACTGGCTACAGG GAATACAGGCTGCATTTGACCAGGACTGGGCTTCTGGGCGCATCACCCGTCACTCATACCGCAATGGCTCTGAGGATGGGGCCCTGGCCTACAAACTGCTCATCCAGACTGGGGATGTCCAGGAGCCTCTGGATTTTAGCCAG CTGACCACGAGAAAGCTGGTGGACAAGGAGGGGCTAATTCCACCGGAGCTCTTCTACTTGGGGCTGACCGTGTGGGTGAGCAGTGACCCCCTAGGTCTGGCAGCCTCACAGGCCAACTTCTACCCCCCACCTCCTGAGTGGCTGCATGACAAGTACGACACCACCGGGGAGAACCTTCGCA GTGCTGGTCCTGGCGATGATGACTGTGGAGCTCTTTGGCATCATGGGTTTCCTGGGCATCAAGCTGAGCGCCATCCCTGTGGTGATCCTTGTGGCTTCTGTAGGCATTGGTGTCGAGTTCACGGTCCACGTGGCGCTA
- the PTCH2 gene encoding protein patched homolog 2 isoform X3 yields MARPPPLGELPPGYTPPAQPAAPQILVGSLKAPLWLRAYFQSLLFSLGCGIQRHCGKVLFLGLLAFGALALGLRVAIIETDLEQLWVEVGSRVSQELHYTKEKLGEEAAYTSQMLIQTPRQEGENVLTPEALGLHLQAALTASKVQVSLYGKSWDLNKICYKSGVPLIENGMIERMIEKLFPCVILTPLDCFWEGAKLQGGSAYLPGRPDIQWTNLDPEQLLEELGPFASLEGFRELLDKAQVGQAYVGRPCLHPDDLHCPPSAPNRHSRQPPNVAQELSGGCHGFSHKFMHWQEELLLGGMARDSQGQLLRAEALQSTFLLMSPRQLYEHFRGDYQTHDIGWSEEQAGTVLQAWQRRFVQLAQEALPGNASQQIHAFSSTTLDDILHAFSEVSAARVVGGYLLMLAYACVTMLRWDCARSQGAVGLAGVLLVALAVASGLGLCALLGIAFNAATTQVLPFLALGIGVDDIFLLAHAFTEAPPGTPLQERTGECLQRTGTSVTLTSVNNMVAFFMAALVPIPALRAFSLQAAIVVGCNFAAVMLVFPAVLSLDLHRRHCQRLDVLCCFSSPCSARVIQILPQELEDRTVPVGIAHLTATVQAFAHCETNSQHVVTILPPQAHLVPPPSDPLGSELFSPGGSTRDLLGQEEGTRQKAACKSLPCARWNLAHFARYHFAPLLLQSHTKAMVLVLFGALLGLSLYGATLVQDGLALTDVVPRGTKEHAFLSAQLRYFSLYEVALVTQGGFDYAHSQRALFDLHQRFSSLKAVLPPPATQAPRTWLHYYRNWLQGIQAAFDQDWASGRITRHSYRNGSEDGALAYKLLIQTGDVQEPLDFSQLTTRKLVDKEGLIPPELFYLGLTVWVSSDPLGLAASQANFYPPPPEWLHDKYDTTGENLRIPAAQPLEFAQFPFLLHGLQKTADFVEAIEGARAACAEAGRAGVRAYPSGSPFLFWEQYLGLRHCFLLAVCILLVCTFLVCALLLLNPWTAGLIVLVLAMMTVELFGIMGFLGIKLSAIPVVILVASVGIGVEFTVHVALGFLTTQGSRNLRAARALEHTFAPVTDGAVSTLLGLLMLAGSNFDFIIRWYSCTRRAQRS; encoded by the exons ATGGCTCGGCCGCCGCCCCTCGGGGAACTGCCCCCGGGCTACACACCCCCAGCTCAACCCGCAGCACCCCAG ATCCTAGTTGGGAGCCTGAAGGCTCCACTCTGGCTTCGTGCTTACTTCCAGagcctgctcttctctctgggcTGCGGGATCCAGAGACACTGTGGCAAAGTGCTCTTCCTGGGACTGTTGGCCTTTGGGGCCCTGGCACTGGGTCTCCGAGTGGCCATCATTGAGACAGACCTAGAACAGCTCTGGGTGGAAG TGGGCAGCCGGGTGAGCCAGGAGCTGCATTACACCAAGGAGaagctgggggaggaggctgcGTACACCTCCCAGATGCTGATACAGACTCCCCGCCAGGAAGGGGAGAATGTTCTCACGCCTGAGGCACTTGGCCTCCACCTCCAGGCAGCCCTCACCGCCAGTAAAGTGCAAGTATCACTCTACGGAAA GTCCTGGGATTTGAACAAAATCTGCTACAAATCAGGAGTCCCCCTAATTGAAAATGGAATGATTGAGCGG ATGATTGAGAAGCTGTTTCCGTGCGTGATCCTCACTCCCCTCGACTGCTTCTGGGAGGGAGCCAAGCTCCAAGGGGGCTCTGCCTACTTGCC GGGTCGCCCCGACATCCAGTGGACCAACCTGGATCCAGAGCAGCTGCTAGAGGAGCTGGGCCCCTTTGCCTCCCTTGAGGGCTTCCGGGAGCTGCTAGACAAGGCACAGGTGGGCCAGGCCTACGTGGGGCGGCCCTGTCTGCACCCTGATGACCTCCACTGCCCGCCTAGTGCCCCTAACCGTCACAGCAGGCAG cctcccaaTGTGGCTCAGGAGTTGAGTGGGGGCTGCCACGGCTTCTCCCACAAGTTCATGCACTGGCAGGAAGAACTGCTGCTGGGAGGCATGGCCAGAGACTCCCAAGGACAGCTGCTGAG GGCAGAGGCCCTGCAAAGTACCTTCCTGCTAATGAGTCCCCGGCAGCTGTATGAGCACTTCCGGGGCGACTACCAGACACATGACATTGGCTGGAGCGAGGAGCAGGCTGGCACAGTGCTGCAGGCCTGGCAGCGGCGCTTTGTGCAG CTGGCCCAGGAGGCCCTGCCTGGGAATGCATCCCAGCAGATCCACGCCTTCTCTTCCACTACCCTGGATGACATCCTGCACGCCTTCTCTGAAGTCAGTGCTGCCCGTGTGGTCGGAGGCTATCTGCTCATG ctgGCCTATGCCTGTGTGACGATGCTGCGATGGGACTGTGCCCGGTCCCAGGGTGCTGTGGGCCTTGCCGGGGTGCTGCTGGTGGCCCTGGCCGTGGCCTCAGGCCTTGGGCTCTGTGCCCTGCTCGGCATCGCCTTCAATGCTGCCACTACCCAG GTGCTGCCCTTCTTGGCGCTGGGCATCGGCGTGGATGACATCTTCCTGCTGGCACATGCCTTCACAGAGGCTCCACCTGGCACCCCTCTTCAG GAGCGCACAGGTGAGTGTCTGCAGCGCACCGGCACCAGCGTCACACTCACGTCCGTCAACAACATGGTTGCGTTCTTCATGGCCGCCCTGGTTCCCATCCCTGCACTGCGGGCCTTCTCCTTGCAG GCAGCCATAGTGGTTGGCTGCAACTTTGCAGCCGTGATGCTTGTCTTCCCAGCAGTCCTCAGCTTGGACCTGCACCGGCGCCACTGCCAGCGCCTTGATGTGCTCTGCTGCTTCTCTAG cccctgctctgctcGGGTGATTCAGATTCTGCCCCAGGAGCTGGAGGATAGGACAGTACCAGTAGGCATTGCCCACCTGACTGCCACAGTTCAAGCCTTTGCCCACTGTGAAACCAACAGCCAGCATGTGGTCACCATCCTACCCCCGCAAGCCCACCTGGTGCCCCCACCTTCCGACCCACTGGGCTCTGAGCTCTTCAGCCCAGGAGGGTCCACAAGGGACCTTCTaggccaggaggaggggacaAGGCAGAAGGCGGCCTGCAAGTCCCTGCCCTGTGCCCGCTGGAATCTTGCCCATTTCGCCCGCTATCACTTTGCACCCTTGCTGCTCCAGTCACACACCAAG GCCATGGTGCTGGTGCTTTTTGGGGCTCTTCTGGGCCTGAGCCTCTACGGAGCAACCTTGGTGCAGGATGGGCTGGCCTTGACAGATGTGGTGCCTCGGGGCACCAAGGAGCATGCCTTCCTGAGCGCCCAGCTCAGGTACTTCTCCCTGTATGAGGTGGCCCTGGTGACACAGGGTGGCTTTGACTACGCCCACTCCCAACGCGCCCTCTTTGATCTGCACCAGCGCTTCAGTTCCCTCAAGGCCGTGCTGCCCCCACCTGCCACCCAGGCGCCCCGCACCTGGCTGCACTATTACCGCAACTGGCTACAGG GAATACAGGCTGCATTTGACCAGGACTGGGCTTCTGGGCGCATCACCCGTCACTCATACCGCAATGGCTCTGAGGATGGGGCCCTGGCCTACAAACTGCTCATCCAGACTGGGGATGTCCAGGAGCCTCTGGATTTTAGCCAG CTGACCACGAGAAAGCTGGTGGACAAGGAGGGGCTAATTCCACCGGAGCTCTTCTACTTGGGGCTGACCGTGTGGGTGAGCAGTGACCCCCTAGGTCTGGCAGCCTCACAGGCCAACTTCTACCCCCCACCTCCTGAGTGGCTGCATGACAAGTACGACACCACCGGGGAGAACCTTCGCA TCCCGGCGGCCCAGCCCCTGGAGTTTGCCCAGTTCCCCTTCCTACTGCATGGCCTCCAGAAGACTGCAGACTTCGTGGAGGCCATCGAGGGGGCCCGGGCAGCGTGTGCCGAGGCAGGCCGGGCTGGGGTGCGTGCCTACCCCAGCGGCTCCCCCTTCCTCTTCTGGGAGCAGTATCTGGGCCTGCGGCACTGCTTCCTGCTGGCTGTTTGCATCCTGTTGGTGTGCACTTTCCTCGTCTGTGCCCTGCTGCTGCTCAACCCCTGGACAGCTGGCCTCATA GTGCTGGTCCTGGCGATGATGACTGTGGAGCTCTTTGGCATCATGGGTTTCCTGGGCATCAAGCTGAGCGCCATCCCTGTGGTGATCCTTGTGGCTTCTGTAGGCATTGGTGTCGAGTTCACGGTCCACGTGGCGCTA
- the PTCH2 gene encoding protein patched homolog 2 isoform X4, translated as MARPPPLGELPPGYTPPAQPAAPQILVGSLKAPLWLRAYFQSLLFSLGCGIQRHCGKVLFLGLLAFGALALGLRVAIIETDLEQLWVEVGSRVSQELHYTKEKLGEEAAYTSQMLIQTPRQEGENVLTPEALGLHLQAALTASKVQVSLYGKSWDLNKICYKSGVPLIENGMIERMIEKLFPCVILTPLDCFWEGAKLQGGSAYLPGRPDIQWTNLDPEQLLEELGPFASLEGFRELLDKAQVGQAYVGRPCLHPDDLHCPPSAPNRHSRQPPNVAQELSGGCHGFSHKFMHWQEELLLGGMARDSQGQLLRAEALQSTFLLMSPRQLYEHFRGDYQTHDIGWSEEQAGTVLQAWQRRFVQLAQEALPGNASQQIHAFSSTTLDDILHAFSEVSAARVVGGYLLMLAYACVTMLRWDCARSQGAVGLAGVLLVALAVASGLGLCALLGIAFNAATTQVLPFLALGIGVDDIFLLAHAFTEAPPGTPLQERTGECLQRTGTSVTLTSVNNMVAFFMAALVPIPALRAFSLQAAIVVGCNFAAVMLVFPAVLSLDLHRRHCQRLDVLCCFSSPCSARVIQILPQELEDRTVPVGIAHLTATVQAFAHCETNSQHVVTILPPQAHLVPPPSDPLGSELFSPGGSTRDLLGQEEGTRQKAACKSLPCARWNLAHFARYHFAPLLLQSHTKAMVLVLFGALLGLSLYGATLVQDGLALTDVVPRGTKEHAFLSAQLRYFSLYEVALVTQGGFDYAHSQRALFDLHQRFSSLKAVLPPPATQAPRTWLHYYRNWLQGIQAAFDQDWASGRITRHSYRNGSEDGALAYKLLIQTGDVQEPLDFSQLTTRKLVDKEGLIPPELFYLGLTVWVSSDPLGLAASQANFYPPPPEWLHDKYDTTGENLRISGPAALLPAGCLHPVGVHFPRLCPAAAQPLDSWPHSAGPGDDDCGALWHHGFPGHQAERHPCGDPCGFCRHWCRVHGPRGARLPDHPG; from the exons ATGGCTCGGCCGCCGCCCCTCGGGGAACTGCCCCCGGGCTACACACCCCCAGCTCAACCCGCAGCACCCCAG ATCCTAGTTGGGAGCCTGAAGGCTCCACTCTGGCTTCGTGCTTACTTCCAGagcctgctcttctctctgggcTGCGGGATCCAGAGACACTGTGGCAAAGTGCTCTTCCTGGGACTGTTGGCCTTTGGGGCCCTGGCACTGGGTCTCCGAGTGGCCATCATTGAGACAGACCTAGAACAGCTCTGGGTGGAAG TGGGCAGCCGGGTGAGCCAGGAGCTGCATTACACCAAGGAGaagctgggggaggaggctgcGTACACCTCCCAGATGCTGATACAGACTCCCCGCCAGGAAGGGGAGAATGTTCTCACGCCTGAGGCACTTGGCCTCCACCTCCAGGCAGCCCTCACCGCCAGTAAAGTGCAAGTATCACTCTACGGAAA GTCCTGGGATTTGAACAAAATCTGCTACAAATCAGGAGTCCCCCTAATTGAAAATGGAATGATTGAGCGG ATGATTGAGAAGCTGTTTCCGTGCGTGATCCTCACTCCCCTCGACTGCTTCTGGGAGGGAGCCAAGCTCCAAGGGGGCTCTGCCTACTTGCC GGGTCGCCCCGACATCCAGTGGACCAACCTGGATCCAGAGCAGCTGCTAGAGGAGCTGGGCCCCTTTGCCTCCCTTGAGGGCTTCCGGGAGCTGCTAGACAAGGCACAGGTGGGCCAGGCCTACGTGGGGCGGCCCTGTCTGCACCCTGATGACCTCCACTGCCCGCCTAGTGCCCCTAACCGTCACAGCAGGCAG cctcccaaTGTGGCTCAGGAGTTGAGTGGGGGCTGCCACGGCTTCTCCCACAAGTTCATGCACTGGCAGGAAGAACTGCTGCTGGGAGGCATGGCCAGAGACTCCCAAGGACAGCTGCTGAG GGCAGAGGCCCTGCAAAGTACCTTCCTGCTAATGAGTCCCCGGCAGCTGTATGAGCACTTCCGGGGCGACTACCAGACACATGACATTGGCTGGAGCGAGGAGCAGGCTGGCACAGTGCTGCAGGCCTGGCAGCGGCGCTTTGTGCAG CTGGCCCAGGAGGCCCTGCCTGGGAATGCATCCCAGCAGATCCACGCCTTCTCTTCCACTACCCTGGATGACATCCTGCACGCCTTCTCTGAAGTCAGTGCTGCCCGTGTGGTCGGAGGCTATCTGCTCATG ctgGCCTATGCCTGTGTGACGATGCTGCGATGGGACTGTGCCCGGTCCCAGGGTGCTGTGGGCCTTGCCGGGGTGCTGCTGGTGGCCCTGGCCGTGGCCTCAGGCCTTGGGCTCTGTGCCCTGCTCGGCATCGCCTTCAATGCTGCCACTACCCAG GTGCTGCCCTTCTTGGCGCTGGGCATCGGCGTGGATGACATCTTCCTGCTGGCACATGCCTTCACAGAGGCTCCACCTGGCACCCCTCTTCAG GAGCGCACAGGTGAGTGTCTGCAGCGCACCGGCACCAGCGTCACACTCACGTCCGTCAACAACATGGTTGCGTTCTTCATGGCCGCCCTGGTTCCCATCCCTGCACTGCGGGCCTTCTCCTTGCAG GCAGCCATAGTGGTTGGCTGCAACTTTGCAGCCGTGATGCTTGTCTTCCCAGCAGTCCTCAGCTTGGACCTGCACCGGCGCCACTGCCAGCGCCTTGATGTGCTCTGCTGCTTCTCTAG cccctgctctgctcGGGTGATTCAGATTCTGCCCCAGGAGCTGGAGGATAGGACAGTACCAGTAGGCATTGCCCACCTGACTGCCACAGTTCAAGCCTTTGCCCACTGTGAAACCAACAGCCAGCATGTGGTCACCATCCTACCCCCGCAAGCCCACCTGGTGCCCCCACCTTCCGACCCACTGGGCTCTGAGCTCTTCAGCCCAGGAGGGTCCACAAGGGACCTTCTaggccaggaggaggggacaAGGCAGAAGGCGGCCTGCAAGTCCCTGCCCTGTGCCCGCTGGAATCTTGCCCATTTCGCCCGCTATCACTTTGCACCCTTGCTGCTCCAGTCACACACCAAG GCCATGGTGCTGGTGCTTTTTGGGGCTCTTCTGGGCCTGAGCCTCTACGGAGCAACCTTGGTGCAGGATGGGCTGGCCTTGACAGATGTGGTGCCTCGGGGCACCAAGGAGCATGCCTTCCTGAGCGCCCAGCTCAGGTACTTCTCCCTGTATGAGGTGGCCCTGGTGACACAGGGTGGCTTTGACTACGCCCACTCCCAACGCGCCCTCTTTGATCTGCACCAGCGCTTCAGTTCCCTCAAGGCCGTGCTGCCCCCACCTGCCACCCAGGCGCCCCGCACCTGGCTGCACTATTACCGCAACTGGCTACAGG GAATACAGGCTGCATTTGACCAGGACTGGGCTTCTGGGCGCATCACCCGTCACTCATACCGCAATGGCTCTGAGGATGGGGCCCTGGCCTACAAACTGCTCATCCAGACTGGGGATGTCCAGGAGCCTCTGGATTTTAGCCAG CTGACCACGAGAAAGCTGGTGGACAAGGAGGGGCTAATTCCACCGGAGCTCTTCTACTTGGGGCTGACCGTGTGGGTGAGCAGTGACCCCCTAGGTCTGGCAGCCTCACAGGCCAACTTCTACCCCCCACCTCCTGAGTGGCTGCATGACAAGTACGACACCACCGGGGAGAACCTTCGCA TATCTGGGCCTGCGGCACTGCTTCCTGCTGGCTGTTTGCATCCTGTTGGTGTGCACTTTCCTCGTCTGTGCCCTGCTGCTGCTCAACCCCTGGACAGCTGGCCTCATA GTGCTGGTCCTGGCGATGATGACTGTGGAGCTCTTTGGCATCATGGGTTTCCTGGGCATCAAGCTGAGCGCCATCCCTGTGGTGATCCTTGTGGCTTCTGTAGGCATTGGTGTCGAGTTCACGGTCCACGTGGCGCTA